In the Neodiprion virginianus isolate iyNeoVirg1 chromosome 2, iyNeoVirg1.1, whole genome shotgun sequence genome, tcgtatttatttatcacaatatatacatatatgtatatacatatttataaaaagttGCATACGATGCGGTTTTGCGTGTTAATACgcgtatttatatttatgtatatataaatatgtatatggtatatatatattgtatataacgGATTTTACAAACGTATAACAAACAGCGCGAGATCAGAGATGAAGAATAAGAATGATAacaagaataagaagaattaTGTGTAACGAAGAATTGAtaggtgagaaaaaaagagtaaaGAAAACTATTCCCCGAATCACACTTTTCGAGTTAGGATGCAGAGTAAAAGATGAGGAAAACTGTCGCGGGTTTTATATAATGTGCGCCGGCGGCCGGGGGTTATATTCGATAAAATCACGCTTTGGCTGCCATCTTCTTCCTCCGCTGGAAGTCTGgagtatgaaaatattttcagcccCTCTACCCCCTCCATCATCCACGCCTGGACCCACCTCTTATCGATTCCTGCGCCATTTCCCGTCAACCCTGTCAAATCAATAAACGCCGCCACCCTACGTCCAGGCAGCAAAACTCCCTGCGCGCAAAGCAACGCTGCCACAGAGCTTCGTAGCTACCCGATCTCGGGTCTCTATAGGTATAGGTATCTGTGTGCACGCGCAAGTATATGCGAGAGATGAAAAGGCGGCAGCGCCACCTGCCCAAATACCGCGGTGAAAACCGGCACTACGAGCTCAGCTCGGCGGATCGCTCCTTCTTTCGAAAGTCACCCTTTCGCGCGCCCCCCTCCTCTTTTCCTCTACGTGTATGCTCGATTATCTCGCGTAACGATTTTGCGCGTTATATTTTTCGTTGCACTGCGATTCACTGATGATCGTTGTCATTACGAACgaatgaaacttgaaaaaaaagcaaaacaaaGCAAAAGAATCACCGGCACAACGATGAGGATTTTACGAAAACCGcgttacgtttttttttattttttttttttttgggggggtAGGGGAgtttgggttttttttttgttgtttttttcctgtttGCTTTGCTTTTTGACCTTTCGAGGGAAATCGCACGCCCCGAAACGGCACCGCGCGCGCCGCTCAACACCGGGTCTGGATTTCGCCAAAGGGTGCGGATGGAACGCGACCAGCCGGAGACATATATTCGAGTCTGCGCGTTCGGGAAGGCGAGATGCGCGTGGTTTTGGCGGGAAAACGCGGCCTGGAAGGGGGGATTCGAAATCCAACAAACGCTGGCGGAAATTGAGACAGAGGTTTATCAAtttctttgatattttataGTTATACGGTATTTATGCGGTTATGGGGACTTTATACATCCCGCGATACACCGAGATGTATATGCTTTTGGTTGTTTCGCTTATGacgaattattgttattattgaaCCTATTTGTGTATAAGCGACTCCAATTTCAAAGGGCAGAGAAAGGAAAGGGGCCAAAGGAAGGGTACCGACATACGCATTCATCATCATTCTCGCGTCCCTGATTTGCTCGTTGTACGTATCATAAAATGAACCTTATATTTCATTCTTCCTATAAGACATGCCAAATTCGAATTACTAATTGTATATCCTGTATGCTCGAGTATCTCGATTTTTATGGTGCCTTTAAGAGATGATGGTGCTATTCGGTATATAATCGAGTAAATTTATCTCACTTGTCAGTTATTGCATCTGTATAGCTTTGACGATCAGGTCCGGAATGCACATTACACGTTATGTGGTTAACCATGGGATGGACCAGCCGAAATACCAGAGAGGATTATACCAACCGCGAAACGCGGTACGCGATCAAGGGATGATGTATTCCACTAAATACGAGTCAGGTATCTCAAAGGACtcactgactgactgactgactgactggtTTCGGATCTCGGTTACTTCAATATCGCGTCTAGAATAGGATCTATAATATCCTGCGGTACGGCTTACCGACCGACGGTAAGAAGGCTCTTCGCTGTTTGAATTGATAAGCGGCAAAGGTTTTCCAAGCGTGCAGTTCTTGCATCGCATGCCTTTGAAAACCATATTTTCTTACTCCCACGATGCTAGAAAATaagaatatgtatatgtaggttataaatgtatatacgtataggtatatggGACATTCCACGTCAATCCAACGGGTCATCGACCTGACCACCTGGAATTCTGATACCCAATGGATTTTTTGGTTTGTTTTGGTCAAAACTAATACCTCTAATTTTTCCGAAATATTCACCCATTTTGTAAAAGTGGGGCGACCTGACATATCCTTGACTTGAtaatggaaatttttaaaatcgatgaaacttttttgtagAATCAGGCACTCAAAACCACATCTTTTCGCCatgattgtaaaattaattgatttttaatgatCGTTACttgcagtaaaaaaaattaaatggaaAGAAACTCCGTTCTGATAAGATTggattttctttactttcaatagtaaaacgaagaaaacgtatttttttcgaatcaagCATCGTGGATTTGACATCATTGCTTTGACATCAGAATGATGACCCGTTGATTTGACATGGAATATCCCATATAGATGTTCCTAGAACCCGCGGCGATATGCAATCATCTATATGCGGTATTTTTTGCCCTCTCTATCTCTATttcgttcgaaatttgaatatatatgCCTTCAGGTCCGTGacgaaaatatgtataaaactGTATAAGCTGCTTTCCTCTTAGAATCTCTTCTCATACCTCAATCCCATTTTGTTATACAATATATCTATATTGCaggtatgcatacatatgttACATACGCTGGACGAGTTGATGGCTATACCGAATGGCTTCCGGTACGCATAGCTCGGAATTGAATGGACTGACGCATATCCATCCTCTTGATCCTGATCGCGATCTGATTCGATATTGCATAGTCCGAGCGCATTTGTCCATTGCACTATGCAGCGGTCGTGGGGAGGATCGgacataggtataataatagtCAATAGAGAAACTCCTACTACAGATGCACGAGCACGAATTCAATGTGCACGATGAGGGGAAATATACATGACGTATGATATACGTACCTATTATAATACGAAAGAAGTGGTTCGACGTAAAACCACGGCCAAAGGATTTGGCTAACGAGGTCCGACGATCTTCAATGCCGCGAGAGCTGCTCTTACGTAGCGGTGGGGCAATTCATTACACCtttttttatgcatacataatacgtatatacggtatacatatacgtatggaTATGTCTATAGGCATGATAtacttgaattaaaaatagatTTCTTTGTACAGAAAGCCGCGGCTGCCGGAGAAGAAAGCATCGccttgacgataaaaaaaaaaaaaaaaaaaaaaaatgtccaaacTCGCGTAAgaacaaatagaaaaaacgattaagcgAGGCTAATTGCAAAAACCATTTGTGAGATTCAGCGGCTAAATAAAAACAAGGCGAATTAATTTGTGAGACGGTTTTCAACTACTGTTAAGCTTAATTCTTATCGCGTAATAAGACGAAGCGATAAGTTTAACCCTTTGATTGACCTTTGACCTgttttatatccattttttgtatgtatgttgcagaacttttcaacatatttctttgcggtttttttttacatttctgaTAGTATACTAAGAGGTTTTCAATAATCGAGACtaattattgcgatatgaTGTAAGTTATTATTcttagaaacaaattgattgagaaaaatcgtgaaaattgaaagaagtaattcatttccgagaaagttacccCTCTACACttatacatgttttacataaattataaatttttagggttactgattacgaatctgaagccgggtttgaaaatatcaagatggcggatccaatatggcggataaaaatttcaaattcgatcaaaTCCGGAGAAAAAACCCTGTCCACGgttttttggggtcgctgattacgaatctgaaatcagatttcgaaaattcggtACGGCGAATCCAATCAGTGACCCCGAAATCCCCTGCACAGAGTCTTTTACCATATTCgatgaaatgtgaaattttcgttaaccatattggatccaccatcttgaattttaaaaatctgatttcagttTCGCAATCAGCGAGTCCAAAAACCATGGAAtactattttgttataaaagttgaccCAAGGGGttcatttcttcttcttcgtttttcccTGCAATAACGATCCGACCAGTTTAGTTCGAATCACTTTGCCCCAGCGATTGGGAATCATAAGAGGCGAGGAGGTTAAGATCATCTCTGCGGGATAAATTATATAGAATCCACTGGCAAGGGGAGAGGGGGAAAGTCTTGAGGGGGGATAGCTTTGCCTTCATTTCGCACCATTTGTACCTTGCCAAATTGGAACTCAGTCTTAATTCCGGGATCGTTTTGTTTACTGTTtgggagaaggaaaaaaacaccAACCTGCAATCTATaattgtacgtatacatacctataaataCACGAATCTTATGTCGTATGTGTAAAAGTTTTGCATTATTTGCAGTGAAGTTTTGTTGAACCTTAGAAAATATCGGCAACGACAATCATccgagtgtaaaaaaaaatttcatctttcttttatgaaatttttatttttttttttattttcttgttttgcAGAAATTTCACACAACACAGCTGAAATTCCGTGAGCTTCGTATCGAGCAATCCAGCATTcttccacctcctcctcctcctcgtccttcGTCTTGAATAAGAAGTGAAGAGATTGATACGTACCAAAGTACAGTCACGCGATCACGGGGTGAAATATTACTAGATAATATTTCCCCCATGGACCTGCTGCAAATTCTTACAGgtataaaagttgaaaaacagCAAGCGTGATGcggggatgaaaaataacagcCCGAACACTATGTACCAcgtcatattattatacctggaGGCGTCTGTGTTCGGTCGGAGATTTTCGCATTTGTGgatgataatattattaaaaaaaaaaatgatgaaaaaaacaaacgagacataaaaaaaaaaaataaaccgaaCAGACCATCTAACGACCTCAAAAAACGGACGAAAcgggatgagaaaaaaaaaagaaaatacagttaCGAATGACTGATCGTGAGAGAAGGCGCAAACGTAAGTCTATTTATTTAAGAACATCCCTCATTCCCCTAAACACGATTAAACTTTGCACATCTCGTCTATTGGAAGTAAAAATTCGCCTCGTTCGCCTGTGTAAacggtgaataaaaatcatcCTCGAAATCCCTCCGTAAAAGATTTTtcgtcgagtttttttttttttttttatcctcgttTAGGTCCCCAACTTTAATGTCAATGTAAACGAATTTCCAcatcgaatgaaaaagaaaacaaactcTTCTTTACGTAAACAAGCAATTTAACGACGTTCAAAAACACccgaagaaagaaataaataacaattatctTGTGTCTGGCGGCtggttcaaaaaaaaaaaaaaaaaacaatgatcaAATTTACTCAGAATGTTATATTCCCTAATTCTCGGATATCTTATAATATACTATTTCTTAACGGCGGTGATTCAacctttttttacttttcttctcatatatatatatatatatattatatatatatagtaacTGCAGCTACAgagtgaaggaaaaaaaaactttaccaTCTTCCATCGACGTAGCAAGTCCAGACAGTTTTTTGCCTCCCTGAGACTCTGAAAAACACCCGTTAGTGGTGGGTAACCATTGtacgtaatatacatgtacacacattGTGCGTACACGCATACATAATACTTACACCTACGTCTGGTTTGTATAATCATTGATACAAAACGACCTTGTCAGAACTAAAAACGGACGATCAATTGGGACAGACGTAAATCTACAGATTTGTCCAACGTTTGTGTCTATCTatttatataggtatatttatgtatacatagttgtatatacatgtatacatatgcgtATATACCCAACACTGTGACTGATTCTGTCTGGAGTTGAAATTGAACACTGGCATCGTCTATGTACCGATATAGAAGATGCGACATGCTGATCAATGGGGTTATttgacattgaaaaaaatatttcaaatcataGGATTAGATGTCGTAttgtatatttcaaaaaaaaaaaaagaaaaggaatatCCATACGAATTTCCTTAGATTCAAACTCGTTATCATCGGAGTATTTTTGTAATCAATATATTAAAGTGTTTCAGTTTATAACGGATTAATTAAACACACCTAACGGAGTTTGCATTACGTCAAAACTCATCTCGTGCGCTTGTtcaaatgataataattatcaacagCAGAGATGTATTGTATAAATTGCGCTGCATTGCGGTAAAGTTCTGggttgtataataatacctaAAGTTATAACCCGGGAAACTGCTCTTGTAGCAACGAACATAGGAAAATTTATATCTGTATACGTCAATTTTTACCTAATCGCGATGCCGGATGTTAGAGATGATTACACACGTCGTTTCCTTCTCCTAACACCCTGAACGCAGCGACTTTATATAAAACTTAACTTTTTAATTCATTGGCAGTTTCTTTACGTtgtaatataggtatacatataatatatatgtatatatatatcacataTCATATATTCGCTGATAAATAATACAACGAGTGATTGTTCTACGCTGATGTTATACAGGTATGCGTGTTATAGGATTTAGTTTAGCAAATGAATTTGGCTTGGGGCGGGAGGGGGATGTAAGACGATATTTAAAATTGCTAATCGTAATTATCGGTTGACTCGTATGCGAATGAATACGTTTATAAGTCTGAAATCGAGTGAACACgatcgatttttaaaaaaacgagACCGGTGTTAATGAGTAAACTTTCACAAATACGGGAAAACACAGGATCGGCagtttataataatactagttttgaatttttcattcttcttctcttttctttcaaaagCTCGAACTATTCCACGACTATTACAGGTGTTATATACGTAAACggcatgaaaaaaataacaaaaattttacgatataTTTCCGTTTATTACTGTAACGTTATAGGTGTGACTTTGATTTCTAGTCAATGACTACTGAGATTttttgagaaacaaaaaaaaaaaaaaccaacaaaataatACGTGTTCATCAATTTCTTCAATGGTATAGATAAACCAGACTTCCAAGTCTGAGAAAAACTGAATATATGCATGATTTGCATTGCAAATTGTTTTATACGGCTACAGTCTGGAGAATTGACTTTATGCATGTACGTATTATAATCTATGCAAATCTCCCGTATTTGTCAAAGTGAATTCAAGCGATAgattattgtacatatatatatacatacgcatatattgtacatatatgtatatgtgtatatacatattcgtGAGTGATTTgattatagaaaaaattgttttcgatAGGACATCGGGAGATAGTCGATGTAATGAAGATATACAAAATGATAATACGGACAGATGTCAATATATCAGGATTGaacttttataatatattcatattgtttgtttttagATAGGGCAGTGTTGTGGACGGTTACGGAGATGAATCCGTATCCCAATGATTCCTACATAATGTATACAGACTATTTAATAagtacatattttcaacaaccGTCTTTATAGAGCTAAAGTGTTTAtatcgtattatttttatttatttttcttccatatcttatcctcttttcttttcatttcgtttcaattattttatttcgtctctttttctctttctcgtcaagttttttttttttttttgtttttttttcatttttttctatcatttttttttcacctccccCCCGTTTTCTttcgtcgttatttatttattatttatttatttatttttttttcccccctcttATCATGAtgcgttatttttttatttctttttttttattatgaaaacatttgaaaaaaatcacgtttttATGTGTTTAGTACATACTATGTTAATAATAGTTAATAATAACCATTAAtaataggtataggtataatctATCTAACTATTAAAACAGCGTCATATTAAAGTCtatcttcctcctcctcctcctcatcgtcgtcgtcgtcgtcgtcctcgtTATCCTCGTTATTCTCCTCGAGCTCCTCCCTGTACCCGGGGTGTTCCGAGATGGCGTAGTAATTCCCGTTGTAAATAACACCTAGTTCCCTGAGCACGTCGCCCCTAATAACGGCCTTAATAGTCCAGTTGTAACATCCATCGTTCTCGCTCTCCCTGTCCAATCTCTCGACGTCCAGTATCTTCGAGCTTAGCCTTTCTAGTATAATACCGATATCCTTGATGCTAAGATGGTGCTTCTGATCTACCGTGAGCTGATCGatgagaagtaaaaatttttccgaagtCACTACCTCGTCCTCCATTATCGTATTCTCCGTTTCAGACTCGGAGCTGTCGTGATCCTGGTGCAGATGATTGTGATGGTGATGGGTATGGGAACCTCCGTGCCCGTGGAACTGACCCGACGAACTTCCGGCACGGTACTGGTGACTGGGTCCCGCCTCGCTCTCGTCGTCCCGGAACCTGACGTGCCCTTTTATCACCCCGGAACGCCTCGTGCCGTCCGAAAGCGAGGACTGCGGCTGCGGCGACGGCGTCTGATGTTGGGCATCCTGGATAGGCGATGTCGCAACGGATTTGTGAACCGCTATACGACGACCCTCCTCGTGGAGTGCGCAGCAGTGAAAATCGCACTCGGCCGCGCTTCCTCCGTCGGCACCGTTCACGGGACTACCGTTCCTCGCTACAGGCTGATGGATGTGATTCGAACACTCTGGTGTGTGGATATGGATTGTGGTACTGTCGAACGAGTTGGTACCCTGCTTAACGAGACGGCTACCAGATGTAGAAGGCCCGCTGCTTGACGATCCCGGTAATAAGCTGGAGGCCAGCATCGGACCGTAGGAACTATGACTCGGACTAGTAAAACTCTTCTGTACCATATCGTCATGATTTATCACAGTTATTTGAGGGCTGCTGTAACGAGGACCACCACCACTACCAACACCGGCACTACCACcactaccaccaccaccaccaccaacgCCTCCTCCTAAGTCGCCCGCTCCGTGACCTCCAGCTTTTCCGTTACCTATACCGATCCCGATCCCGTCGTGATAATTCTGCAGCTTGTCCAAGCTCGTCTGTATCACTAACGACGGTCTCTGACCACCCGAGATCAGTTCGCTCTTCTTCGTTGGAGAATATTTCGAGCTCTGACCGTCCTGTGACTTTCCCccctgctgctgttgctgctgctgttgaaCCTGCGACGATGACCGCTGATCCCAGTGGAGCACCACTGTGACACGTCCTTTATTGTCCATAATTTTCCAGGATGGCGTCTCATCGTGCAACTCCAACGCGTGGATCGTTTCGCAGACTATTTTCGGTATCGCCGAAATCGCTGCAACAAACACAACGTTCAACGTTTTTTACAATACGCCTCAACCTTATCACACAACGAATCGCACTGTTATATATCATTTCGTtgtaataatatcaatttttgtttatttttttgtttttatttttattgtttcttttttctatcattttcGACAAACAAGAAACACAAAGCGCGTAACTTTATCGCATTTAAATGTTGAaaagggggtgaaaaaaaactacggATCGGTTCAACTTCCAGAGAGCCGGATCGTACCGTCTGATCTACTACTGCCAATCCCTTTAATCCGCTTGCTGGTCAGACGCAACTAATGTTCACAATACTGCGGTAGTCGCACCCCGTAATGGTTATATGCGAGCCCATTACGTGGCAATTCAGGCTGCACCCGACCACCCTGCCCACAATTTCGAGGAGGAAGTGATATCAATGATCGTAGCAATGGTTGTAGGAGAAGAGACGTAGGCAAAAACAACAAAAGAGAGGAAACAATATTGATACGATGAGTAAACGAGAGAAGTTAGTGCAAGAGGAAAAGAACACACAAAATTACAGGCGTAATAGAGGGGGTAAGATACGACCGGTTGAAAAATCCTGATAACAATAAATGTTGAGCACCACTAATTACTCTGTGTAATTAATTGCATAGAAATTATCAATTAAATTGGTAACttgtaattgtgaaaaaaaaagacaatacCAATTAGATTTGTAGTTAGAAGAAAATCCGATACCAACAATAACTATATACGTAATTTGTAATACGAAGAAAAACTGATACCAATTACACAAAGTAATTAATCGTGCCCTGCCGTGTACGTCGGATCGCAGAAAAAACTCTCTCACTTTTTCTAATCAatattaattgtttaaatattgtaaaacattGGCACAGTTAAAgaaagtgtcaaaaatttttagaaacaaaAGGCATGAAAAACGGTGCCACGAGGTCTGTTTTCACGTCTAAGGGACTCTACGAGAAGTTTGAAATATGTTCGGGGTGAAATTTACCCCAAGTAACCTATTAGGGTTAACCGGTCACATTTCGCAAACGCGACTTCGGAAAGCACATGTTCTTCGGTTTAATTTACTCAGTTAATTCGACCCCTCTGTTACCCCTATAATTTTATGTACTCAGTTctgggacaccctgtatacatatacagcgTGCAGACCGTTGGAAGAATTGGAATCTGACGATTGACCTCCTTCGCAAATCGTTccttataaacaaaaattgaattccaaTAGAGGTAATCGTGTAATACGATCTTCGGTTGTTCGTTTGTTAACATGTTTCACCTGCAAACCCTGCACACCATTTTCCATAATTCCGTTTAACACATTGCGATTTCTATACGATGCAGGTTGTGCGGTGACCGGTTGCAGaataaaggtaaaaaagacgaagaaagagaagaagaagaaggagaataGAACAGGGATCGAAAACGATGAGTGAGGAGATGGTCAGCGATCGGAACTTCATGCAAGAGGAGTGACAAGTATAAGGCAGAGCTGGAGTGAACCAAGGAAACGTGTCGTACCAGCCCGAATGATGTCAACGCCAGTGGGACACCACCTTTCACCATGTCGCAGGAGTAGCAGTATCGTGTTGTTCGCTAAAGTCTTGAAATATTCCCCGTCCTCGACCTGCGTACCATCCGATTCGAGCACTAAAGAGACCTTCTCATTTTGGGGAACGcccaatttttctttacctgAAATTAAAGTATACGAACACCGTCATCACATTGCCCCAATCAATGATCTTTCAGAACCTACTGATAGTTCTTCAACGCCTTATATAAATCGTGTTACATGCAAGATCGGATTCTCTGTTATCACATCggcatcatcgtcgtcattcGTTCATTCGACACACTTATGGCGGGGTGGAAAGCAAAAATTACAGACTTTATTAAACACTGTATCCATCACTGTGAACCATCACTGGGATGAGACAATTGTACaagtgaagaatttttcatttagtgTGCTTACTTTTGGTTTACGATTGACCCCGAATGAGGGGGTGTGTTTATACGGTTCACTATCGACGAAGTAACTTTGTATTTACTCACCGCGGTGTAACAGTTCTTCAAAATTGCTAACGACCAGTCCCTTTCTTACGTTTCGCCAACTGTCCCATATCTTAAAAGGTCTTTTGCTCCGTAACTCCTGCGGCACAATAGACAAGCAATTATATATAGCAGCGCACATTTGCGGAGGCAGTATAACTTTGGAATACAATATACTGCATAGCGCATCGAACGAATCGTTGGCTGGGAAAATTCACCGATCAAAGATTCGCATCTGCGGATCTTCTCGGATGACACCAACATttatttgataaataatttgaCTCTGCAGCGAAGGTTAATGAGACTGGCCACTAATGAATCAGTGATAATATACGCAATCGATCTCGATTAATTCTCAATTCAATGTAACGACACTGCACGTTCACTATTCTTaagaattgattatttcaccACTGgtatgaataaatatgaataatgatAACAGAGTGCAGCGGATTGGATGCAATTTGTATTAAACGAGCGGTGGTCTATAACCATGTCTTTTCAACTGGGCGTGACAGATATCCAGTAATTAGACAAAATGCTTTTAAGAGAAAAGTTGAAGAGGGGTCTGCAGGTAGTATAAAATACGATTTGAAACGTTAGTTATCCCCCTCCC is a window encoding:
- the LOC124298265 gene encoding uncharacterized protein LOC124298265 isoform X1, yielding MRMPAEELRSKRPFKIWDSWRNVRKGLVVSNFEELLHRGKEKLGVPQNEKVSLVLESDGTQVEDGEYFKTLANNTILLLLRHGERWCPTGVDIIRAAISAIPKIVCETIHALELHDETPSWKIMDNKGRVTVVLHWDQRSSSQVQQQQQQQQGGKSQDGQSSKYSPTKKSELISGGQRPSLVIQTSLDKLQNYHDGIGIGIGNGKAGGHGAGDLGGGVGGGGGGSGGSAGVGSGGGPRYSSPQITVINHDDMVQKSFTSPSHSSYGPMLASSLLPGSSSSGPSTSGSRLVKQGTNSFDSTTIHIHTPECSNHIHQPVARNGSPVNGADGGSAAECDFHCCALHEEGRRIAVHKSVATSPIQDAQHQTPSPQPQSSLSDGTRRSGVIKGHVRFRDDESEAGPSHQYRAGSSSGQFHGHGGSHTHHHHNHLHQDHDSSESETENTIMEDEVVTSEKFLLLIDQLTVDQKHHLSIKDIGIILERLSSKILDVERLDRESENDGCYNWTIKAVIRGDVLRELGVIYNGNYYAISEHPGYREELEENNEDNEDDDDDDDEEEEEEDRL
- the LOC124298265 gene encoding uncharacterized protein LOC124298265 isoform X2, which produces MAREELRSKRPFKIWDSWRNVRKGLVVSNFEELLHRGKEKLGVPQNEKVSLVLESDGTQVEDGEYFKTLANNTILLLLRHGERWCPTGVDIIRAAISAIPKIVCETIHALELHDETPSWKIMDNKGRVTVVLHWDQRSSSQVQQQQQQQQGGKSQDGQSSKYSPTKKSELISGGQRPSLVIQTSLDKLQNYHDGIGIGIGNGKAGGHGAGDLGGGVGGGGGGSGGSAGVGSGGGPRYSSPQITVINHDDMVQKSFTSPSHSSYGPMLASSLLPGSSSSGPSTSGSRLVKQGTNSFDSTTIHIHTPECSNHIHQPVARNGSPVNGADGGSAAECDFHCCALHEEGRRIAVHKSVATSPIQDAQHQTPSPQPQSSLSDGTRRSGVIKGHVRFRDDESEAGPSHQYRAGSSSGQFHGHGGSHTHHHHNHLHQDHDSSESETENTIMEDEVVTSEKFLLLIDQLTVDQKHHLSIKDIGIILERLSSKILDVERLDRESENDGCYNWTIKAVIRGDVLRELGVIYNGNYYAISEHPGYREELEENNEDNEDDDDDDDEEEEEEDRL